One stretch of Bombus vancouverensis nearcticus chromosome 16, iyBomVanc1_principal, whole genome shotgun sequence DNA includes these proteins:
- the drn gene encoding zinc finger AN1-type doctor no: MERESNPMQALCRSGCGFYGSPATDGLCSLCYKENLKKKQQPPVSAATVPTSQTVSGNAGTLQGGFGSPAATGTTAQPTIPTIPQSTTDLPSSKEINREDQENEVGVSSGAVGEGSVSSGDADDCFDGKETDKESKKKKNRCVVCRKKVGLTGFECRCGGLFCSVHRYSDKHDCKFDYREMGAQEIRRNNPVVVGEKVQKI, encoded by the exons atggaacgaGAATCTAATCCCATGCAAGCTCTGTGCCGCAGCGGCTGTGGATTTTATGGCTCCCCAGCCACAGATGGCCTTTGTTCTCTTTGTTACAaagaaaacctaaaaaagaagcAGCAACCTCCTGTGTCAGCTGCCACTGTACCAACATCACAGACCGTCTCTGGTAACGCTGGCACGTTGCAAGGCGGTTTTGGTAGTCCTGCAGCTACAGGAACTACAGCCCAACCTACCATTCCTACCATACCTCAATCAACGACAGATCTGCCCAGCTCCAAAGAA ATAAATAGGGAAGATCAAGAAAATGAAGTAGGTGTAAGCAGTGGAGCAGTAGGAGAAGGATCTGTGAGTAGTGGAGATGCAGACGACTGCTTCGATGGCAAAGAGACTGACAAAGAAtctaagaagaagaaaaatcgttGCGTCGTGTGTCGCAAAAAAGTTGGTTTGACGG GATTCGAATGTCGTTGTGGAGGACTGTTCTGCTCTGTGCATCGATACAGTGACAAGCACGATTGCAAGTTCGATTACAGAGAAATGGGCGCTCAAGAAATTCGGCGCAACAATCCAGTTGTTGTTGGTGAAAAAGTGCAAAAAATTTGA